The following nucleotide sequence is from Luteibaculum oceani.
AAACAGAGCCTTTATAAATTATTTTGAAGGAAATAACCAAAGAGCATACTAAGTATCAGCTTTTCGATATATACCCAATATTTTTTGTGGAAAACTTTATCCCCGTAGATTATGGGGAGAAATTTTAGTATTATTGTCACCGTTTCAAAGTGGGCAAAAGGCTAGCTATGAGTAAAATATTCAACCTTATCACGGTCTGCGTGGCGTTTTTGGCATGGCAGATACAATCTTATGGACAAGCTCAACCAACAGGGGTTGGAGTGGGTACAGTGTTTCCAGTAGACTACGAGAATGTTCCAAACATCTATACAGATGCGGAAGGACCCAGTAATAACTACATCGACGGTGGAGATGAGAGTTTTGCTGAGTTCCAGCCTGTTGGTGTTGGTACTTTTGTTAGAGTTTCATTTACGGCTACTGATATAGAGCCAAATGATACCCTTTTCGTATATGAGGACAACACTAGAGCTCCAGGGAATCAAACAGACACTCTTAACAACAACTTAAGAGGAGCTCCAATAACCTTTACCGGTTCTGCAGCTTCAAACGGAAGAATTTCTTTTGTTTGGTTTGAAAGTGGTGGTGTTGCTGCCGCTGGGTGGGAAGCCAATGTAGATCTAGTAAATAGTGCTGGGACGCTTATCCCAAGTAACTACAACTGGATTGGTTTTGCAGAAGGTAACGATGAGGATTTCGTGTTCTCTCCAGGTATGTCAAACCAAGCTTACGTTTTCTGTGGATTCGACGCGTCGGTAAGATGGGTGATGGATGACGACTTCTCTGCTAACGGGCAGACTTTTGAGTTTAAAGACCTTGGATCCTACAAGCAACGCCTCGATTCTGTGGTGGTTGACTGGGGTGATGGTTCTCCGCTTGATACATTTAATGTTGATGAAGTGGCTAACCGTTTACAGTACGATAATACTGGACAGTCTGAATTCAATACGCCTACTCATACTTATGCTGCCGTTGGAAGATATACTGTTAGATTAACGGGTATTGATGAGATAGGTGTTGCATCTCAAACGCAAACCATTGATATCATCGTTGAAGGAGATGAGCCTACCAATAAAGATGTAACTGAAGCGGATGTTTGTATAGGTGATCCAGCTACTCTTGTTTCTGATGTAGAGTGGATCGTATCCGATTACAACGCTAGAATTCTTACTCAGAGATGGGAAGGACCAAGTCCTAGCAACCCAACCGGGCCAGACGTGGTACTTAAAAATGGTTCACCTGGAGATAATTTCCTTAACATAAATCCGAGCGCATATCCGGCGCCAGCGGATGGTGGTCCAGCTTTCTTCGATTATACGTTCACACACTACGTTACTTTTGATAACGGATGTGGTGAAGTTGCTACGCCTGTGAGATATAGAGTGTATAAATTGCCTAACGCGGGTGATGCTAATCCTAACGCAGATAATGAAGTTTGTGAGGATTTAGCTGATTTCGATTTAAATACTTTATTAGATCCAGCTTCTAATCCAGATCCAGATGGGGTTTGGACGGATAACGGTGGAAATGTAGTTCCTAATGGAATTGTTTCTCCAATGCCAGCTCCTGGTTCTTATACTTATAAATACACGGTTTCTAATCCTGAGTGTCCTTCAGATCAAGATCAAGTTACACTTACCGTATTAAGAAAGCCTTATGCTGGTAAAAATGATGGTACAAGTATTTCCAATCCATTAAAACTTTGTGTTGATCAGCAAAACGTAGACTTATTTGCTTTATTAGATGGTGATCCATCTAGACCAACTCCAGATATTAATGGACAATGGCTTCTAGTTGAGTCTGGAACGGAAACAGCACTTAATAGCCCTCAAATCAATAGCTCTAGATTTTTAGATGCCTCTCAATTTAATGTTAACCCACCTCAAGCTTCTAAGCTTTTCCAACTTTGTTACGAAGTAAAGGATGAAACAGGAGAGTGTTCTCCAACTAGAGAGTGCGTTTACGTTAGAATTTACCCAGAGCCATACGTAGTTCCAACTACTGTTGATACTCAGGTTTGTGAGAACGATCCAATTATCGCAATGGATAACTTGGTAGATGATGCATTCCGTACTTCTGGAAACTGGGAGAATTACCAGTGGCCAGCAGGAGCTTCTAGAGTACAAAACCAAGCATTCTTCGAGCCTAACAAAGAAACGGTTGCGGGAACATACAAATTCCGTAAGTACTACAGAAACCCAGATAACCAAGGGAACGATATCTGTAGAATTGATTCTATTATCGTTACCGTTGAGTTTTTCTTAAAGCCTGAGGCAGGTCCAGATGCGAACTATAGTATTTGTCCTTCTGCACCAATTAATCTATACGATACTTTATTATCTGCTGCGGATACAGATGGAGATTTCTTCGGTCCACTAGAGACTGTGGGAGATGTCCCGACTGCTAATCCAACTGCTTTCCAGTTTGATACTGATGGTGGAACGTTTACTTTCAACTATAGAGTAGAAGGTGACGGGCCTTGCCCTGATGATGCGGCGGTATTGACATTTAACGTTAGTCCGTTCAAGGACCCAGGAATGTCTAACAGCATTTTGGCTTGTACAGCTGATGGACCAAGAACATTGATTAACGAATTAAACGGAACTCCAGACAATGGAGGAACATGGTCACCAACCGTATTCCTTTCTGGAACTTCTGAAAATGCTAAGTTCAACGCTTCAGCAGCAGGTGCGGGTACATTTACTTATACCTATACTTTCCCTAAAGATGGAGAGTGTCCAGCAGTTTCTTCACAATTACAAATTGAGGTTTACAACGAACCTAAGTCGGGTGCAGATTTTGCCGAGACTATTTGTAACGTAGACATGAACAAAAAGCAGTACTTCTACAGCCTTTCTGATCAAATTTCAGGAAATGCGAATGGTGCTGTTCATGGTGTAGCTCCAGCTACAGATGTAATGGAGGAATTCGGAGCACTAGAGTCGGTAGCTAACGCAGTTACAAACTCTAACACTGGATTGGTTAACGTTAAAAATCTTGGTGGAGGAACATATAACTTCTTCTACAGAACTTTCAATGCAGGTTGTGAGGCAGATACAGCGTTCTTTAAAATAACTGTAAACCAAGTTGGTTTCGCAGGTAAGGATAGCCTATTTGTAAGATGTTCAACTGAGCCTGTTGTTAACATGAAAGATTACCTAGGGCCAGGAGCAAACACTACTGGAATCTGGGAAGATACTGATGGTGCAGGTGGTTTAGTTGGTGCAACTTATAACGCTACTTTCGATCCTGCTAATGTTGAATTACAATCACCAGATACTGGATTCAGACATATTTATATTGTTGAGGTTCCAGAATGTCCAGATGATTCTGCAAACGTTGTTGCCTATGTTTCTAAGAAGTTAGAATCTGGGACACCAAAAGGTGGTGATGATTCATTACTATATGCTTGTGAGGATGAAAATGCAGTAAACCTATTAAATGGTTTTGTGCCTAACTCTTTCGATGAGCCTCTAGGAAATCCAGGTCGTCCTCTATATGGAAGATGGAAATTGGTTAAGCCTAATGCAGGTTACCTAGTTCCTCAACAAGTTTTAGATGAAGTAAATAAAAGAGACAGATCTCGTTTCTTTACCGGTGCGGATTCTTCAGAGTTTGATGTAGAAGAGTTTGTAAAATACTGGGAAGGAACGGAAACTATTAACGGAAGCCGTCAGTATTCTGGTGGTGTTAACAACTTGTCTTTCTGGCAATGGTTGAAAACAGACCGTTTACTATACTTCGAATATACTGTAAGAGATACTTCTGCAGGAAAACTAACTATCCCAACATATTATGAAGGAACTTCTACTGCTGTTCCTCGTGAAATTGGTTGTGGCAAGAGTTCGTCTGTTGTAATCGCTGCAGTGATGCCAGATTATGATAAGCGATTTACTTTAGAGGTAGATCCAGCAGGTCCTGGTGATATCACTGTATGTAACTCTATTACGGACTTAGATCTTAAGCAGTACTTCTCTGAATTGAGAAGAGATCCTGCTAAACTGGATATCAGAGATATATTCAACCCTAAGTTCGATACTATTGCTTTCGACGGAATCCCTGGTACTCCAGACCCAGTTACAGATGGTACTATCTATAACCAGAGTCCATCTCAGCCATACTTCTTGGATATTTCGAGATTGGCTCCAACTATGCCAAAACCTCCAGTTCCTAACAATAAAAACCCATACAACGTAAGATTAAAACTTACGAGCGGTAAAGATAAGAACAACAAGTGTGGTGAGGCTAGAACTCAAGTTGGATTGAGAATTAACGTAGAGAAGATTCCTCAACCAGGTGGAGGTCCTGGACCAGGTCAAGATCCATTAACTGAGTACAGTATTTGTGAAGGTTCACCAACCTTTAACATGCACACTCAAATTAGTGGAACTAAAGATCCATTCGATCCAAACCGTCACTTCTTTACTGCGGTAACATCTAATGCAAATGGTAGAATATTAGGTCAGAACTTCAGAATGACTGGAGCGAACCCTAACCTATACATAGTTCGCTATAACATACCTACAGTAGCTTGTGTTAACCCAGTGGTAAGTAGTGTAAATGATCCAGGAAATAACAATAATCCGAAGAACTTCTCTTCACTATTAGAGATTACTGTTACTTCTGGTCCAGATTTAGACGGATTTGATCAGCAGGTAAATGAGTTTGACGTTTGTTCCGATCCTGTAACTAACCTAGGAGATTTATTCCCACTAGGAAATAACATCGATCAAAGTGGAACCTTCACTATCCTAACAAATGGTTGTGGAGCTATCGATAACGCAAACAACTGGAACAACGCAGTTTATAACAGAGGTACTACTAATTGTTCTTCAGTACTTATAGAGTATGAGGTAAACAAAGGAGACTGTCCTCCTGCTACCCTTCAGATTCGTCTGAACATTACTCCAAAACCTTATCCTGGAGCTAATGCCAAAGACACTATCTGTTTAAATAACGGATTATACGATCTATACGGATTATTAGCTAAGAATCAGATTCCTGGAAAAACCATTGATAGAAATGGAGTATTCAAAGGAAGAAAGGCTTCTACTAATGCTGGATTAAATTTCGGAGGATTCTTCGATCCTAATACTGCAGGTGTAGGACTACACACAATAGTTTACACCGTAGGTGATGGACAAATTTGTGAACTAGATTCTGCTGTACTTAATATTAAGGTGAACAAGATAGAAAGAGCAGGTACCGATGGAAGCATTAACGCTTGTGCTGGTGCGCCAAAGCTTGATCTGTTTGACGGAATTAAAGGAAACTACAGCCCAATTGGTTATTTCATTCCATGTAATCCAGACTTGGAGCAGTACATGGAAGGAAATAAAGATCAGATATTTAACCACGAGCGCTATAGAACGCTTGAGCCAGACCCACAATCACAAGTTTGTTTCAAGTATGTAATTGATGCACGTTGTTATAACGACACCGCTACGGTAACAGTTAACCTGTCTCCTGGTCCAATTTCAGGTGGAGATACTACAGTATTCATTTGTGAGAAGTTATTCGAGTACAACTTATTCGATGCACTTGGAAATGAAAATGTAGATTGGCTTCCAGAAGGAACTTGGAGAGGTGTATCTGGAACTCCAGCACCGTCTTATGATGGGAACAATAGCGCTTTAATTTCACCTAAGGACTTGAACAGAGGTACTTACAAGTATGACTATACTGTAGAGGCTGAATGTGCTGATACCGTGTTAACTAGTACTTCTAGAGTTACTGTGAAAATCGGTGACAACACTGCGGCTGGTAGAGATACTACTATAGCAGTATGTTACAATGGAATTATCAACCTAGATGTGTTCTTCGGAACTAACGGCGCAGGAGTTTGGATTGATACCAATGGTATTGGAGGTCTTGTAGACGGAAACATGTTCGACCTTGGTCAAACTAACGATGGTGGAATTGGATCTACTTATGAGTATGCATATAGAGTTCCAGCTCTTTACGAGAACTGTGGACCAACTGTAGCCTTCTTCACTGTAGATGTAAGAAGACAACCAAATGCAGGTAGAGATACCACGGTATTCTACTGTAACGTTGCTGGTCAAGAATTCCCAGCATTGGATTTATTCCCTCAGCGTAGTGCTAACCAAAAGCTTTTCCCAAGCCCAGGAATTAGTGCAGCTGGAGCCTTAAGTGGAGGAGTATTCTTCCCAGATCGTTTATCTGCAGGTAATTACAGCATCAGATTAATCATTACCGATTCTGAGTGTGGAAAGGATACAGCGATAGCTAACATTTACATTCAAGATAAAGATGATGCCAACTCTATTCTATGTGGAGACTTAGATGGAGATGGTGTTAGAAACAATCAGGATCTTGATGTGGATGGCGATGGTATTAGCAACCTAGTTGAATCAAGAATAGCTGGTGGAAATAGAAATCCATTCGGAAACCATGATAACGATGCCTTGTTGAACTTCCAGGATGCTGATTATGCTGCACTAGTTGGATCTACAATTAAAAATGGTGTTGTTGCAGCCTTCGATTTCGATGGAGATGGATTGATCAACGCATTGGATTTAGATTCTGATAACGACTTAATTCCAGATATCGTTGAAGCATTTGGAGCAGACAACTATGCTGCTTTCGATGGTAACTCCGATGGTAAAACGGATGCTGTTAATGCTGCTGGTATTAACAATACAACCAAAGGATTAACCGATAACGGTTCAGCACCATTATCATTCCAAGGTCCTGGTATTGCACCATTCGATTACCTGAACAAAGATTCTGACGGTGATGGTATTGGAGATCAAATTGAAGCTAGACCAAACAATGACTTAGCTGGAACTACTTTTGTATTCGCAGTTGTGGATACCGATGTAGATGATACTCCAGACTATCTTGATACAGATTCTGATAACGACGGAATTTCTGACTCAAGAGAAAACCAAGGTGGAAGCTTATTGGTAGTAATTAATACCAATGCTAACCCAGGTCCTGGAATTGTAGTAACTGACAATGTTCCAAACTTTAGAGATACAGACTCTGACGGTGATGGAATAGAGGATAGAAGAGAGGCGTATAAGAACCAATTCGGAGTGCCTAACGATTTCGATGGAGACGGTATTCCTAACTTCCTTGACGTTGACTCTGATAATGATGGTATAGCCGACTTTATCGAAAAAGGACCGATTGAAATTCCAAGAAATACAGATAAAGATCAAAGATCTTCGTTCTCTGTATCTGATACACTTCCTGACTTCATCGATTTTGATGCGGATGGAGATGGAATTGCAGATGCAATTGAAAGAGGAAACATTACTCTTGGACAACAGCCGGTTAATACCGATGGTGATACGAGAGCGGATTATAGAGATCTAGATGCTGATGGAGATAAAATTCCAGATGCACTTGAATTAGCTGCTAATGGTGATCTTCTAGATACAGATATGGATGGAATTTTCAACTTCCAGGATGTCGATTCAGATAATGATAGATACCTTGATATCTTCGAGGCAGTTGGTTCTGTAACAAGTCCAGATACCATTACAACTAACTTATTTGTTGACTTCGATCTTGATGGTATTCCAGACTTCCTAGATTTCGATTCAGATGATGACGGAATTGAAGATAAGTATGAGGTATTAGATAACCTTCAGTCTATCGTAAATAGGCCTTTCGATGCAGACGGAGATGGTACACCTGACTTCCATGATGCAGACTCAGATGATGATGGATTATTGGATGAGCAAGAAAGAGGTGAAGGAGATGAAGGTACTGATTCTGCACCTAGAGATTCAGACGGAAATGGAATTTATGACTTCAGATCTATAGATGCTGATGGAGATGGAATTCTAGATCGTCTTGAAGGAGATGGTGACTGCGATGGTGACGGAATTCCTAACTACAGAGATGCGGGTGACAATTGTAAGATTGAAACTTATATCCCTGAAGGATTCTCGCCAAACGGAGATAGAATTAACGACTTCTTTGTAATTCCAGATAGTGAATTCTTCCCAGGAAATACTTTAAGAGTGTACAACAGATGGGGTG
It contains:
- a CDS encoding T9SS type B sorting domain-containing protein, which codes for MSKIFNLITVCVAFLAWQIQSYGQAQPTGVGVGTVFPVDYENVPNIYTDAEGPSNNYIDGGDESFAEFQPVGVGTFVRVSFTATDIEPNDTLFVYEDNTRAPGNQTDTLNNNLRGAPITFTGSAASNGRISFVWFESGGVAAAGWEANVDLVNSAGTLIPSNYNWIGFAEGNDEDFVFSPGMSNQAYVFCGFDASVRWVMDDDFSANGQTFEFKDLGSYKQRLDSVVVDWGDGSPLDTFNVDEVANRLQYDNTGQSEFNTPTHTYAAVGRYTVRLTGIDEIGVASQTQTIDIIVEGDEPTNKDVTEADVCIGDPATLVSDVEWIVSDYNARILTQRWEGPSPSNPTGPDVVLKNGSPGDNFLNINPSAYPAPADGGPAFFDYTFTHYVTFDNGCGEVATPVRYRVYKLPNAGDANPNADNEVCEDLADFDLNTLLDPASNPDPDGVWTDNGGNVVPNGIVSPMPAPGSYTYKYTVSNPECPSDQDQVTLTVLRKPYAGKNDGTSISNPLKLCVDQQNVDLFALLDGDPSRPTPDINGQWLLVESGTETALNSPQINSSRFLDASQFNVNPPQASKLFQLCYEVKDETGECSPTRECVYVRIYPEPYVVPTTVDTQVCENDPIIAMDNLVDDAFRTSGNWENYQWPAGASRVQNQAFFEPNKETVAGTYKFRKYYRNPDNQGNDICRIDSIIVTVEFFLKPEAGPDANYSICPSAPINLYDTLLSAADTDGDFFGPLETVGDVPTANPTAFQFDTDGGTFTFNYRVEGDGPCPDDAAVLTFNVSPFKDPGMSNSILACTADGPRTLINELNGTPDNGGTWSPTVFLSGTSENAKFNASAAGAGTFTYTYTFPKDGECPAVSSQLQIEVYNEPKSGADFAETICNVDMNKKQYFYSLSDQISGNANGAVHGVAPATDVMEEFGALESVANAVTNSNTGLVNVKNLGGGTYNFFYRTFNAGCEADTAFFKITVNQVGFAGKDSLFVRCSTEPVVNMKDYLGPGANTTGIWEDTDGAGGLVGATYNATFDPANVELQSPDTGFRHIYIVEVPECPDDSANVVAYVSKKLESGTPKGGDDSLLYACEDENAVNLLNGFVPNSFDEPLGNPGRPLYGRWKLVKPNAGYLVPQQVLDEVNKRDRSRFFTGADSSEFDVEEFVKYWEGTETINGSRQYSGGVNNLSFWQWLKTDRLLYFEYTVRDTSAGKLTIPTYYEGTSTAVPREIGCGKSSSVVIAAVMPDYDKRFTLEVDPAGPGDITVCNSITDLDLKQYFSELRRDPAKLDIRDIFNPKFDTIAFDGIPGTPDPVTDGTIYNQSPSQPYFLDISRLAPTMPKPPVPNNKNPYNVRLKLTSGKDKNNKCGEARTQVGLRINVEKIPQPGGGPGPGQDPLTEYSICEGSPTFNMHTQISGTKDPFDPNRHFFTAVTSNANGRILGQNFRMTGANPNLYIVRYNIPTVACVNPVVSSVNDPGNNNNPKNFSSLLEITVTSGPDLDGFDQQVNEFDVCSDPVTNLGDLFPLGNNIDQSGTFTILTNGCGAIDNANNWNNAVYNRGTTNCSSVLIEYEVNKGDCPPATLQIRLNITPKPYPGANAKDTICLNNGLYDLYGLLAKNQIPGKTIDRNGVFKGRKASTNAGLNFGGFFDPNTAGVGLHTIVYTVGDGQICELDSAVLNIKVNKIERAGTDGSINACAGAPKLDLFDGIKGNYSPIGYFIPCNPDLEQYMEGNKDQIFNHERYRTLEPDPQSQVCFKYVIDARCYNDTATVTVNLSPGPISGGDTTVFICEKLFEYNLFDALGNENVDWLPEGTWRGVSGTPAPSYDGNNSALISPKDLNRGTYKYDYTVEAECADTVLTSTSRVTVKIGDNTAAGRDTTIAVCYNGIINLDVFFGTNGAGVWIDTNGIGGLVDGNMFDLGQTNDGGIGSTYEYAYRVPALYENCGPTVAFFTVDVRRQPNAGRDTTVFYCNVAGQEFPALDLFPQRSANQKLFPSPGISAAGALSGGVFFPDRLSAGNYSIRLIITDSECGKDTAIANIYIQDKDDANSILCGDLDGDGVRNNQDLDVDGDGISNLVESRIAGGNRNPFGNHDNDALLNFQDADYAALVGSTIKNGVVAAFDFDGDGLINALDLDSDNDLIPDIVEAFGADNYAAFDGNSDGKTDAVNAAGINNTTKGLTDNGSAPLSFQGPGIAPFDYLNKDSDGDGIGDQIEARPNNDLAGTTFVFAVVDTDVDDTPDYLDTDSDNDGISDSRENQGGSLLVVINTNANPGPGIVVTDNVPNFRDTDSDGDGIEDRREAYKNQFGVPNDFDGDGIPNFLDVDSDNDGIADFIEKGPIEIPRNTDKDQRSSFSVSDTLPDFIDFDADGDGIADAIERGNITLGQQPVNTDGDTRADYRDLDADGDKIPDALELAANGDLLDTDMDGIFNFQDVDSDNDRYLDIFEAVGSVTSPDTITTNLFVDFDLDGIPDFLDFDSDDDGIEDKYEVLDNLQSIVNRPFDADGDGTPDFHDADSDDDGLLDEQERGEGDEGTDSAPRDSDGNGIYDFRSIDADGDGILDRLEGDGDCDGDGIPNYRDAGDNCKIETYIPEGFSPNGDRINDFFVIPDSEFFPGNTLRVYNRWGALVFEMENYDNTWDGTKDGDVLPDGTYFYTFDLGIGQEALTGYVFISRN